One window of the Dryobates pubescens isolate bDryPub1 chromosome 13, bDryPub1.pri, whole genome shotgun sequence genome contains the following:
- the LOC104302893 gene encoding E3 ubiquitin-protein ligase TRIM39, giving the protein MALADALERLQEEAICPICLECMKEPVSIDCGHNFCRGCIVQHCQDKGLWADGPFSCPQCRASCHRSGLRPNRQLANMVESIQQLSLGTGPQREPGTGPPLCAQHGERLKLFCEQDGKAICVVCRESLHHRSHTVYPVEEAVQVYKVKLHKSLGHLLKEVEDVKKRESTEKMKTQECKETVKKKRERIVSEFGKLHRLLADEEKQLLQKLEEEEKRLLLLINENLATLVEQRSFLEELILEIKEKMQQSAEELLKDMKSFLVMCDGINFPSPKAVSVTLKENYSIPEHCLCMRDMLKKFKVDVTLDPETAHPELILSEDRKSVRRGSRKLLLSFFDNPRRFGSAPAVLGSPGFFSGRSYWEVQVGDKPEWGLGLCRESASRRGNVVFSPDNGYWVLRLQSGGGYEALTAPASPLSLSVRPRRVGIFLDYEAGEISFYNVSDRSHLYTFTDKFSGNLRPLFFLGAFLGGRNAEPLVISWVRDTQGTGCVVL; this is encoded by the exons ATGGCCCTGGCGGATGCCCTGGAgcggctgcaggaggaggccaTCTGCCCCATCTGCCTGGAGTGTATGAAGGAGCCGGTCAGCATCGACTGCGGCCACAACTTCTGCCGGGGCTGCATcgtccagcactgccaggacaaggggctgtGGGCCGACGGGCCCTTCTCCTGCCCGCAGTGCCGAGCCTCCTGCCACCGCAGCGGCCTGCGACCCAACCGgcagctggccaacatggtggagagcatccagcagctgagcctgggcacCGGCCCGCAGCGGGAGCCGGGCACGGGGCCGCCGCTCTGCGCCCAGCACGGCGAGCGCCTCAAGCTCTTCTGCGAGCAGGACGGGAAGGCAATCTGCGTGGTGTGCCGGGAGTCCCTGCACCACCGCTCGCACACCGTCTACCCCGTCGAGGAGGCTGTGCAGGTCTACAAG GTCAAACTCCATAAATCCCTGGGGCATCTTTTGAAGGAAGTAGAGGACGTGAAGAAGCGTGAATCAACAGAAAAGATGAAAACCCAGGAGTGCAAG GAGACAGTGAAAAAGAAGCGGGAGAGGATTGTGAGCGAGTTCGGGAAGCTTCATCGGCTGCTGGCTGacgaggagaagcagctgctgcagaagctggaggaggaggagaagcgaCTCCTGTTGCTGATCAATGAAAACCTGGCCACTCTGGTGGAGCAGAGGTCCTTTCTGGAGGAGCTGATCCTGGAGATAAAGGAAAAGATGCAGCAgtcagctgaggagctgctcaag GACATGAAAAGCTTCCTGGTCAT GTGTGATGGCATAAATTTCCCATCCCCCAAGGCTGTGTCTGTGACCCTGAAGGAAAACTACAGCATCCCAGAGCACTGCCTGTGCATGAGGGACATGCTGAAGAAGTTCAAAG tgGATGTGACTCTGGACCCCGAGACGGCGCACCCCGAGCTCATCCTGTCGGAGGACCGCAAGAGCGTGCGGCGcggcagcaggaagctgctgctctccttcttCGACAACCCGCGGCGGTTCGGCAGCGCGCCCGCCGTGCTGGGCAGCCCGGGCTTCTTCTCGGGCCGCAGCTACTGGGAGGTGCAGGTGGGGGACAAGCCCgagtggggcttggggctgtgccgGGAGAGCGCCAGCCGGAGGGGCAACGTCGTCTTCTCCCCCGACAACGGCTACTGGGTGCTGCGGCTGCAGAGCGGGGGCGGCTACGAAGCCCTCACCGCGCCGGCGTCCCCTCTGAGCCTGAGCGTCCGGCCCCGGCGCGTCGGCATCTTCCTCGACTACGAGGCAGGAGAGATCTCCTTCTACAACGTCAGCGACCGCTCCCACCTCTACACCTTCACAGACAAGTTTTCAGGGAACCTCCGGCCTCTCTTCTTCCTGGGTGCCTTTTTGGGGGGCAGAAATGCAGAGCCCTTGGTGATCTCCTGGGTGAGGGACACTCAGGGGACCGGCTGCGTGGTGCTGTGA
- the LOC104302892 gene encoding C-C motif chemokine 5-like, with product MKTSTAAFAVLFVAVLCYQVSSSPMSVNTGPCCPSYLTKPLPAKRAVRYDYTGSHCPQPAVIFTTVSHKMVCSNPHEEWVQNIVNQLKRKQAVAEQPSPP from the exons ATGAAGACCTCCACAGCtgcctttgctgtgctttttgtgGCTGTCCTCTGCTACCAGGTCTCCTCATCTCCAA TGTCTGTCAACActggtccctgctgccccagctacCTCACCAAGCCACTACCTGCAAAACGAGCAGTGAGATATGACTACACAGGCAgccactgcccacagccagctgtgAT ATTTACCACAGTTTCACACAAGATGGTCTGTAGCAACCCCCATGAAGAGTGGGTCCAGAACATTGTGAATCAGCTAAAGAGGAAGCAGGCAGTGGCTGAGCAACCATCACCTCCGTGA